The following DNA comes from Watersipora subatra chromosome 8, tzWatSuba1.1, whole genome shotgun sequence.
agttacaacaattaaaaacaggtTTTTCTACTGTAATACCATGTTATAAgtcattttttcattgtatGATAACAGATTAATGTGCatagatattttatatagaaaatagtgCTTTGAGATGAAAATAAATTGAcctacgagctcagtctcagaatGCAATAAGCTTGTACGTCAAGGTTTGTCTGTAGAGCATTGCGCAAATCTCAATTTACgcacaaatattttgtatgccATATCCTAATACACTATGTTTCCGTGACACACAAGTTATCCttgaaacggcataaatccaaAGCTAGCGGGTTTTGCGAtttttatcgaatccatcacgCTTGCGAATAATTGAAACAACTCTAGTGAATAATGTCCGTTAAAATACCGCACCAGCTCGTCAACTAAAGAAAATTCAATATTGTTGTTTGTCCCTTCTCAATCGACTTTCACGTGTTTGCGCTACCAACtattaacttatagcgtacAATTTCTCGCCTTTTTTCAACAAAGCGCCAGAGTCAATCCCCATCATGTgaatgtccatagaaacacttaattcgcacggtaacacaactccaaatcctcATGAtgtgcgtcatggaaacatagtgatagggTAAAACAAGCAGCAAGTTTTATAGTAATATCCAAAGTTAATTCCGATACAATGGATATGCTAGTTTACATGCTAGTTTACATGTACTATGACATAGCTGTGCTCAGTCTAAGTATAAAGTAGAGTTAGTAGCCCTAATATCTGCTATCTAACCAACATAAGTTAGCTGGAGAGACATTGACCTCCTGTTGATTGAGTGATGCTTTATAAGTTAGGTGGTCACACCAAATTTTTCACACATGTTAACTAGAAGTATAAACACAGAAAGACCTGGACCTTGTCTgttgtaattaattttaatgtttAGTAGTTAATGGTTAGGTGACAGTTAGCTGACAGTTAGTTGTCAGATAACCGGCAGTTAGCTCACAGCTTGTTGTCAGATAGCCGGCAGTTAGCTGACAGTTAGTTGTCAGATAGCCGGCAGTTAGATGACAGCTTGTTGTCAGATAGCCAACAGTTAGCTGATAGCTTGTTGTCAGATAGCCGGCAGTTAGCTGACAGCTTGTTGTCAGATAGATACCAGCAAGCTATCAGATAGCTGCCAGCTAGCTGTCAGTTAAATGAAGGATAAGTGAGAAAAAATAAATGCCaaaagttctatttttaaacttgCCCAACATTTGACTACATCTGGAAAGAAATTGTTAGGCACTTCTACTGAAGCACTTGCATCACACTGTCGGTTTTAATAGAACTGTTTATTCATTTTACGCTGCTGATTCTCGGCAAACCCCTTGAACAAATTTTTTGAATACACTACTAGCAACATCACGCCACATGCTGCCACCTTAAATATTTGCCGAATGCCAATTCACTAAAACATACAATTATGTACAACCTATTAGTTCTATTGTGCTGCGccacaaacatgaaaaactattttattccTGCCGTTAGAAACAATGCGCCTACTTTTACCTAAGCCAATAGGAAATCATGCAGAACACAAGCCGCTTTTGTCTTGATCAAGTTTTGTGAATGGCAAAAGAATTTCTTTTTGCGTCAAGTTTAGACATTGCAGGCTGATAGGCTTCAACGAACATTCTACCACTTCAATATCGTAATAAATTTTTACGTcagcaaaatagttttttattcataatttAAAAAGTATACTATGTAAAAACCAAAGAAACTATGAGTAattgaacaattttttatttcacgcATTTCCTGACTGAGCCAAATTAAAATTTAAGTTGTCAAGAATAAGGCCAGGGTTGATCACTAGTCTAGACCTGGAATTAGGTTATCCACCGCTAAGACAGACGCCTTTCAGCTAGAAAGGCCGTCATATGTCTGAATGGCACAATTCTCTTATCTTTCTGAACTAGTCTAGTCGAGCTTTGTAAGAGCAATCCAAGAACAATAGCGTATTTAGATTTCTCTAATATTATCAATTATTTCAAATCGTTGAGCTGCTACACGGCTAGAGGGATAGACTTAATAATTCTACTCCAGTCTGTTTTATGCAAATAGCGTTTGTCGAGTTTCATTGTAAACGAACAGGCCTTATGCTGACACCGGGTTCGTGCCTTCTCTTGCTGCCACAGAATACCTAAAAATAGCGTTCAAATCACAATCAGCTGTATAATAGTGTCATGCACTGTCTTCAAAACCAGTTATGTAGTTCTTAGCAGTTCTACTGAATATCATTGTGCTTCTCAAAGACTTATCAGAGCGGATGGATTTGAACACTTTTGTGGATGCCTTAAAACCTTATGCTTCTAAAAATAAAGTTGACTCAAGAAGATACCTctactaaattttattattcatttgaAAATCAAGTTTTTCAAATAATGTATCAAATACCTTTATGAGTTTTAATTTTTCCGACCCAAATTATGAATAGTGGCAGTTCCAAAGATTAGCTTTctaataaaagttataaaagaatagcaaataattattgtattgtataaatatCTATTGCATTGTTCACtacaaaaaaaatacaaacaaacaataTGTCTAAAACTATATTTGACTTACTGATGTCATATAACCTGTAATATAACGAAATATTATATTACGTTTtctaatattatgtaatatatcatgttatattacgttatataacattatgtaatatattataataatgtataatacATGTTTATACAACATAGTATTgcattataacataaaatattatataatataagctCTGGTAGAACTAATTGCAAGGCTATACCAGTGACTGCTCCAGTTATTAGTTGTTGCTCTTGACGGAAATCTTGCAGTTGCAGTTGAGCGACATTTTCATTACTACCGGCGCTGTTGCTATATCATGGTCACTTTTAATGATTGATTTAAAAGTATCAATGAAGTGTACCTCAAGAATTAACCGATGAAGAATGAGATATGAAAGTATTCTAAACAACACTTTTGGTATGTCATATAGACCAGTGCAAGCCTGATTTAGAGACAGAGCTATAATAGATCATCTATTATAGGTACTGAGGGATATTGTCACCTTCCGCCTTTAATCCTTTTCAAAtcaaacattttacaaaataagTGATTGCCAAGTCTGCACACGCATGTCACAAGTACAGGAGTTGTGTTACCTGTGTACAAGAGTTATAAATAGATATTAATTTTATGGACACTGGTCGATGccgtttaaaataaaaaaatagtaaagtaagTTATGTGTATATTGAaaagaaaaagctctttttgcatgACGCTGTTtaattgtgttgttttattagtGTAGAGGACAGGAGTTGTCTTATCAGTACAGCGTATGGGAGTTGTACAGGTTCACCTAGATAAATAGACATTTTATAGACCTCAAATCATAAGTGCTGTACAGCAGCTGTTAGTTATTTATGTCTAAGTATTAGCTGAAAGGGCAGCATTCTAAAACTGTTGTTGGCTGTTAGCCTCATACAGCTGTTACACTCGTATTATGATATTTCACTTAAGTCAGGCTTCTTGATAACGGATAAACAAACATTGTGCCGACTTATCATgaaatgataaatatatttgtgttaGCCAAAACTTTACTTTGTTAGTTTATGGTTCCAAAGTTACAAGGGATGGTGATAGGAGAAGCAACAGTATGTTTACTATAGAAACAAATTTAGAACCAGAAAAAGAATTTGAAGGTTGAGATACGACGAGTTTCATCGGCAGAAATAAGGAAAGCTTTTGGTTGAAAACTTTGTTAGATTTATTACGCGAAACACCCAGGGAAATTCTCACACCTTTCTCCCTAAACGTAGTCAAACTGCCACTTTGCAAATTTAtgttattttacttttgtaTCTAAAAACCATAGTCAAGGTTTGAGCCGCTAACTTTTGACGACACTTTGATGACCTTGACTAATGACTGCAACCTAATAAATAGGTCAACTCTTTCCACACTATTCTTTGATTACTGTAAGACAATGCTCACACAGCAGATTAACCAAACCTTCCACAGCATCAGGAGAGTTGCAAGGAGAGGTCACAGGGTCAGCGTTGAACTTAGAAAATCAACTTTGTTCAGCTATTTTCTTTCTGACTATTTTTCTTACAAGATAAACTTAGATTTACTCAATAATTTAGGAAGAGGTAAAacaaatattgtatttgttaACAATGTGCTGTTCAATATAATGTGAGCTTCAGTTGCCCCTGTCCAACCAAACGCAAGCTTCAAGTTCCATCTGTCCAATTAGATGCGTGCTTCAGTTGCTTCTGTCCAATCAAACATGAATTTCAGTTGTGCCCATTCAATCAGATTTGACCTTTGGTTGCACTTTCCCAATCAAATACTAGTTTAAGTGGCACCTCCTAATCAGAacttaaaaactttgaattggTTTTCGGGTGACTACGACTTGAAGAACCTGGGCTACAAAACATGAAGAAAACTTAATGGAGCAAACATTGTTATTAACGCAGTCGAAGTACAAAAGAGTTGAAATAATATTCTTCTACTTTGAACTAACCAGGTCGGTGAATATTGTTTGGTGAATCTAATCAATAATGGAGAATGTTTGTTTGATGGGAACTTTTCATTGCTAAGTTTCATATCTTTGAAAGTTTACTCTCTGCATGAAAGGTGTCAAAATCCCAATAATTGCTTATGGTTCCACTTGTGCGTGAAATCAACGTGTCAGAGCTAAAGCTGCCCTACAAACACACAAGTTGAAATGTTGTCTATGAAAATACTTTCTACATAGAGTTATGAATCAAATACACAATAACTCTATGGTAAATGAGAACTCAACTATTTTCCAACCCCCCTCGCACTAACTAAATAAAGGATTTTCATTATAAAGGATTTAGAGACCAGCACCTGACAGAAGACTAATTAATAACTCCAAGCAACAGACTGGCGTTGACCTCCGCTGCTTGGCATCAAGCCGTGTTTAATACAAAGATACAATAGCTGGCTTGGGTTCGACGCACTTTTGAGTTTTGAGTCTTAGCTCTAGTGAATTTATACTGCAGGATATTACTGCTCGTATTAATTTGTCTAGTTCAATGATCTCTAATCGTCTTGTATAATACAATGTCTGTAGAGATCAATGTCTCATAGAAAGTCTTTATCTCCATCCTGTCAGTGTTCTGGTGTTATGGTCGGGATGCTAACCAAGAGTTTATGAGTTTTTTTAAGCACTTTGTGATCTGATTGGTTAGTAATTTCAGGTATTCTCATTGGGAATATTGTATAACTTAGTGAAGTTCGATTTTAGAAAGCAGTGTGCtgttttttataacatttaatttgttattcgatTAGTTTTACAGACTAAAAGGAGAGGCTTGATCAGTGTGGATGTTTGTTTGCCTGTTTAAAGTAGTCCTGCTCCTAATCAATGAGATAAAAAATGatcaatgaaatgcaaaaggAAACATATCCTTAGGCCCTAAAATGAAACCACCATGGCAGGACGTTCTTGGGACAGAAATGGTCAGAGAGTAGAAGATCTCTGGTTGCCgaatattttttgttgatagATAAATATCTATGGCTGATAGCTGGTAGCACTAGCAATGATGTTGATACGGCAGCCTTTTGTCATTGTTAGCACTTATCGGACGGACAtctctaaaaataaaatttctagtttattttataatagcAATGCTTTATTAACATTATAATTACCCAAGTATCTCCAATTCTTTTactttgtttcatttaaaataatttggtaATTGATtaagtaaaactagttgttaagattaaaaaaagttgataagataatatatattttaatgcatttatatAAGGTAAGCATATAAATCTTTTGCTATAAAAGAAAGTGGCAATTACTAGCTCTCCACACAAATTAgtctcatatatatatgtatacacatctACTGACATTGAAATTATTATTGACATTAGAAAAATTTAACATTAGTTAAATTTCCTGCTGCTAAGCATTCCATAAATATACTGCAGGTGCAAAGTATCTGCATGACTGCCCAGCAGAGAAATACCTGCCTATATACCTAATAGTTCTGGGAGTTTTCTCTATGGTTTCTGGAGGCTCAGGAGGTCCCAAAGCTGTCAAGTCTGCTAGAGGTTGGTTCCAAGACAGAGATTGGTTCACCAACTAGCTTTAATAGgtgttattaatattactatttaatTTGAAGATGAATGACATCAAGATTCTCAGCTTCTATAGATATACTCAGCATACTTTGATCTTTCTATAGACATACTTCCGCATACTTTGGTCTCTCCGTATATAAACTCAGCGTATCTTGGTTTTTTCGTAGATAGACTCAGCTTTCGTATTCTCTTTCAGATGGTGAAGATGACGGAGCAAGCAAGACATGTGGATTCATCTGTAACTCTATTCTTCTACTCTTTCTCTTCGCCTGGTTTATCTGTGGTAGGATTTCCACCTTTGACCTCTCAAAATGGTGGTGTGCTTATTGTGTTAATATGGCGGCAAAAACTGGCTGATAAGCTGTGGTGTCAAGTTGTGTGTCAAGTGTCAAGTGTCAAGTGTCAAGTTGTGTGTCAAGTGTCAAGTGTGGTGTCAAGTTGTGTGTCAAGTGTCAAGTGTCAAGTGTGGTGTCAAGTGTCAAGTGTGGTGTCAAGTTTACGTGATGATTCATGTTGAGTTGAACATTTTGGATTTTAAAATAAGAACCAATAAGACAAAAAGGTTACTCAATTTTCAACCATTCATAAGTGACTTTAAGTTCAACAAAATTTGACCTTGACCCAGCATAAGAGGCAGTTAACCAGTATGTTTAAGAAATTATTTAACTGTTCAAAAATATTGACTTCAACATAACTAACCCTGAGTTGAATGAAGTTGAATGAATTAAACTTTGAGTTGAATTGAAGtttaaataatgttttattcTAGTTTTTATTGAACTGTTTGACCTGTGAATTGAACATATTGATTTGCCAGAACTCTCAAGCTAATATTTGTGTGGTCAAACTATTTAACAGTAAAAGGCACTTGAAGCgcttaaaacagcttataaacagtggcaggtaatgtagttgcctgccattagcctggcacattgccaatgactaatttgaatAAGCTAGTGGTTGCGTTGCTAAACTTAACAAagagagccgtgagagcaagcttgtGATACATTGCGTGAtgcagagtgctatgcgtaATTTAACCCAaagtagcttaattggttaggttattgcctggtgaacggaggttctgagatcacatcttctgtgatacggatTTGTCCTTGATAGATACCAATCGTTATAGTTGGACATACCGgcattgaaatttatatatatatagattatttctagagtctatatttatatatctctTTGTGCGTaatgtttttgttataattttaaaGTTGTAAAATTGATTGGACCATTATTTCTTGAGATATTACTAAAATAGCAAGAGTACTTCTTACCAACCGAGAAATTAAAAATGGCTGATAACAGAATGTTAGTTTTTAATGAGAAGCCGATTGAACTTTTTAGTAAAGAAGAATCAAAAACAGACAAGCAAAAATCCTTTTATCAGCAACAAgaactttacactaaaactatgtctgttcataataaatatacagactctatcagactcagtatACTTTAATCATTATGTCTCTTCAGTTAACTCTAAAATATCACTTCTATGAAAGAAAGTGAAAAAGCTATTCATcgtatttgtttttgtttttctttcattgagttctacaagctcggagcttcaaaatgatattcagttaaaaaacATTGTGGTCTAGGATCAGGGTATCGTATATACTTTCACAGTTGATGTAAAGTTGTTAATATTGTTTAAGATTGAGGACTAGATTAAGATTAAGATTAACCTTGTGTATACAAGGTTAGGCTTCAATGTGTTCAtgaacatataattatatatctgaTCTTCGTATAACTGCAAAACATCATGTGCAACAGTGAGCAACACTATTCCCAAAAAATTGCCTTTGTCAAATTTATTGCAAACATTTGCAGTATATACTCACTTTCAATTTGTTGATCTAAAGGGAAGCGTTATATACCAACAACTCAAACGGGCTTTAGCCTTTTTATGAATGAAAACATTTATGGAGCTTTATTGCTTTCTTGACAATCGTAATttacttttttgtgaaaaaatgacTTAACACTTTTCCAGGAAACGTTTGGGTCTTTCGGATGAATGAGTGTGAAGGAAAACCGCAGGCCGATTGTTTTACCAAGGACATGGCTTTCAAGAACTCGACGAGCTACTGTGAAGCTCTCGTCTATGATTTTGTGTTCTATAGCACAATAGTCAACTGGGCCCTTGTTGGGCTCACATTTGTCATTGGTGCTATCTCCGCTTGCGTAATCTGCTGTAAATAGACTGATATGCCAAAAAGAGTGACCCTTTGTTGAGAAAAGTATAGATGGATTATCTTGTTTATTGCTACAATGTGCAAAATAGatgataaatttatttatttttagtttggcTTTTTTTAAAGTATATTTTGGTTCTAAATGTCTGTTGTGTAATTCTATTTATTATTGACTTGGAAATAAACTAGATGTAGTTTTGGAAGTGGACTTCCATACTGATCAGAGGTGTCAATGTTTAGTGTTTGTCATTTCTCAACTGTTGGTGCACAAAACTTGACTGTTCATGAATGTCTTGTAAAAGATGGTTGAATAAATGACATTTGATATTAAAGTTTTACTGGGAATATCTAACTCTttctcaaagtaaaagataactCCTATCTTTCAGAATAAGTAAATCTAGACCTTAAGAGATTGTTTACTAGGAGGGACGAAAATATGAAAAGAATTTGAGTAGATATGTATATTTGTACATGCCTCCTGTCTATCATGCCTCCTGTTTATCATGCCTCCTGTTTATCATGCCCCCTGTCTATCATGCCTCCTGTTTATCATGCCCCCTGTCTATCTTGCCCCGTTTATCATGCCTCTTGTATATTGTACCCCCTGTTTATCACGCCACTCTGTTTATCAGGCCTCCTGTCTATCACATCCCATGTCTATCATGCCCCTGTCTATCATGCCTCCTGTATAACACGCCTCCTGTTTATCACACCCTGTTTATCTCGCCCCTGTCTATCATGTCCCTGTCTATCATGCTCCCTGACTATCACGCCTCCTGTATATCATGCCTCTTATTTATCACGCAACCTGTCTATCATGTGCCCTGTCTATTATGCCCTTTGTCTATCACATCTCCTGTCTATCACACCTGATCTATCACGCCCCCTTTTTATTGCGCCCCTTATTTATCACGTCACCTGTCTATCGTGGTACTGTCTATCATGCCCCCTTTTCTATCATGCCCCCTGTATAATCATGAGACCACCATTGCCCAGTGAAAGCAGTCAGGGTTATAAACAACAACAATGTATAGTTGCATGTATTATAGTTGCATAACAAAAAGGGATAAGGTTAAAGAAAACATAGTTCACAGCG
Coding sequences within:
- the LOC137402016 gene encoding transmembrane protein 272-like, whose translation is MGAGTVCALTLIVIVLLALGLALPIAEIVIGAKYLHDCPAEKYLPIYLIVLGVFSMVSGGSGGPKAVKSARDGEDDGASKTCGFICNSILLLFLFAWFICGNVWVFRMNECEGKPQADCFTKDMAFKNSTSYCEALVYDFVFYSTIVNWALVGLTFVIGAISACVICCK